One region of Mesobacillus boroniphilus genomic DNA includes:
- a CDS encoding S-adenosylmethionine:tRNA ribosyltransferase-isomerase, with the protein MELKTKAHQHDFYLPSFLNASHPPERRGLRRDQVKMMVLDRITGNVVHDQFIQLEQYLNAGDILVLNNSRTIPAILKGEWHRNGKVFGTNVELRLARKKNDSVWEALIIAKNVETGDCFKFSEAFAAKVVGEVFKSPLKMIQFTLQGKDLYEEIYSMGEPIRYEYIHHPWNLDYYQTVFASQPGSVEMPSAGRAFSWELLLKLQQKGVKLAFLQLHTGLSYLLDDEYAHSPEDHFEEYSILHEDMEAIVKAKGSGGRIIAAGTTVVRALETAAANSTIKGWTNLYITSDYELQLVDGIITGFHEPKASHLDMLTAFIDENMLFEAYNIAIQQHYLWHEFGDINLII; encoded by the coding sequence ATGGAGTTGAAAACAAAGGCACACCAACATGATTTTTATCTGCCATCTTTCCTTAATGCTTCTCATCCACCAGAAAGGAGAGGCCTCCGCAGAGATCAGGTGAAGATGATGGTGTTGGACAGAATAACGGGAAATGTAGTTCATGACCAATTTATTCAATTAGAACAATATTTGAATGCAGGGGATATACTTGTACTAAATAATAGCAGGACCATTCCAGCTATTTTGAAAGGAGAATGGCATAGAAACGGGAAGGTATTCGGCACGAACGTGGAATTACGGCTTGCAAGGAAAAAGAATGACTCTGTATGGGAAGCCTTGATCATAGCAAAAAATGTAGAAACCGGGGATTGTTTTAAATTCTCGGAAGCATTTGCGGCAAAGGTAGTTGGAGAAGTATTTAAATCCCCACTTAAGATGATCCAGTTCACTCTACAAGGGAAAGATTTATACGAAGAAATTTACTCAATGGGTGAACCAATAAGGTACGAATATATTCATCACCCGTGGAACCTGGATTATTACCAGACTGTTTTTGCAAGTCAACCAGGGTCAGTCGAAATGCCCTCGGCAGGCCGTGCTTTCAGCTGGGAACTCCTATTAAAGCTGCAGCAAAAAGGAGTTAAATTGGCTTTTTTACAACTTCATACGGGCCTTAGCTATCTTCTAGATGATGAGTATGCCCATTCACCAGAAGATCATTTCGAGGAATATTCTATTCTCCATGAAGATATGGAGGCAATCGTAAAAGCTAAAGGTTCTGGAGGGAGGATCATCGCTGCCGGAACTACCGTTGTCCGCGCACTTGAAACTGCCGCCGCTAATTCAACTATTAAAGGCTGGACAAATCTATATATCACTTCGGATTATGAATTGCAGCTCGTTGATGGAATTATAACAGGGTTTCATGAACCAAAGGCGAGCCATTTGGATATGCTGACGGCATTTATTGATGAGAACATGCTTTTTGAAGCTTATAATATTGCCATTCAACAACACTATCTATGGCACGAATTTGGTGATATAAACCTGATCATCTAA
- a CDS encoding SDR family NAD(P)-dependent oxidoreductase — MVKNKVVMITGVTQGLGKAMILRFAKEGAKLAVCARRAKELEKVKKEAESHGAEVLAVTADVSKPRDAEKFVALTIETFGRIDVLINNASILGPSPMPLLMDYPEEDFTEVIRVNSISPFLMARRVLPAMLIQGEGSVINVTSEAGHVGYAGWGAYGISKFAVEGLTQTWADELNGTSIRMNMVDPGEMDTEMHSLAVPDCNYKLARPDDVVDVFLFLASEESNGVNGQRFEAQEFKREEL, encoded by the coding sequence ATGGTGAAAAATAAAGTAGTGATGATTACCGGGGTAACACAGGGATTGGGAAAAGCAATGATCCTAAGATTCGCAAAGGAAGGTGCGAAACTGGCTGTTTGCGCTCGAAGGGCAAAAGAACTTGAAAAAGTAAAAAAGGAAGCGGAATCACATGGAGCTGAAGTGCTCGCAGTAACAGCAGATGTATCAAAGCCGCGCGATGCTGAAAAATTTGTAGCTCTGACGATCGAAACATTCGGGCGAATTGATGTGCTGATCAATAATGCCTCGATTCTGGGACCTAGTCCTATGCCACTTCTGATGGATTACCCGGAGGAAGATTTCACTGAGGTCATCAGGGTGAACAGCATCAGTCCGTTCCTAATGGCAAGGCGGGTACTTCCTGCCATGCTCATACAAGGGGAAGGATCAGTTATAAATGTAACTTCAGAAGCTGGTCATGTTGGATATGCAGGCTGGGGAGCATATGGAATTTCAAAATTTGCTGTTGAGGGTTTGACCCAAACATGGGCAGATGAATTAAACGGCACAAGTATAAGAATGAATATGGTCGATCCTGGTGAGATGGATACCGAAATGCATTCTCTTGCAGTTCCGGACTGTAATTATAAGTTAGCCAGACCAGACGATGTTGTCGATGTTTTTCTTTTCCTTGCTTCAGAAGAATCAAATGGAGTCAATGGTCAACGCTTCGAGGCACAAGAGTTTAAACGGGAGGAATTATAA
- a CDS encoding glycoside hydrolase family 13 protein → MKKHWWKESVIYQIYPRSFMDSNGDGIGDIPGIITKLDYLKELGVDVIWLSPVYKSPNDDNGYDISDYRDIMDDLGTMADWELLLKEMHDRGMKLIMDLVVNHSSDEHQWFVESRKSKDNPYRDYYIWRPGKNGKEPNNWESVFSGSSWQYDETTDEYYLHIFSKKQPDLNWENPKLRQEIYDMMQFWLDKGIDGFRMDVINFISKVDGLPDAPNPEGKPYASGSQFFMNGPKIHDYLQEMSREVLDRYNAMTVGEMPGANVELAKLYTDEDRNEVNMIFQFEHVDLDSGPGGKWDLRPLKLTDLKKSFTKWQMGLEEIGWNSLYLNNHDQPRMVSRFGDDKEFRVESAKMLGTFLHMLKGTPYIYQGEEIGMTNVRFDSIDEYKDIETLNMYNEKVKQNGEDPEKVMESIYVKGRDNARTPFQWDNSEHGGFTTGTPWLQVNPNYKEINASQAVKDDNSIYHYYRKLIQLRKEHQIIVHGSYDILVPEDENIYVYTRTLESQKLLVLLNFTNEEQSFDVPADLQGKKNEILISNYEASAGYGSAIPLRPYEAIVYLIQN, encoded by the coding sequence TTGAAAAAGCATTGGTGGAAGGAATCAGTCATATATCAAATATACCCGAGAAGCTTCATGGATTCCAACGGAGATGGGATTGGCGATATCCCTGGTATTATTACAAAACTTGACTATTTAAAAGAGCTGGGAGTAGATGTTATCTGGCTTTCACCAGTATACAAGTCTCCTAACGATGATAATGGATATGATATCAGCGATTATCGAGACATCATGGATGATCTCGGAACGATGGCAGACTGGGAGCTATTATTAAAAGAAATGCATGACAGAGGAATGAAGCTGATCATGGACCTTGTCGTTAACCATAGCTCTGATGAACACCAGTGGTTTGTTGAGTCTAGAAAATCGAAAGATAACCCTTATCGGGATTATTATATTTGGAGACCTGGCAAGAATGGAAAAGAACCAAACAATTGGGAATCCGTCTTCAGCGGCTCATCATGGCAGTATGACGAAACAACGGATGAATATTATCTCCACATATTCAGTAAAAAACAACCAGACTTGAATTGGGAAAATCCAAAGCTGAGACAAGAAATTTACGATATGATGCAATTCTGGCTTGATAAAGGTATCGACGGTTTTCGCATGGATGTCATCAATTTCATTTCCAAGGTTGATGGTCTGCCAGATGCCCCAAACCCAGAAGGCAAACCGTATGCTTCCGGCAGCCAATTCTTTATGAATGGTCCTAAAATTCATGATTACCTTCAAGAGATGAGTCGTGAAGTCCTGGACCGTTACAATGCGATGACAGTGGGAGAAATGCCTGGTGCGAATGTCGAACTGGCGAAGCTTTATACTGACGAGGACCGAAATGAAGTCAATATGATTTTCCAATTTGAACATGTGGATCTGGATTCAGGACCAGGAGGAAAATGGGATTTGCGACCCTTGAAGCTTACTGACCTGAAAAAGAGTTTTACAAAATGGCAGATGGGTCTAGAGGAAATAGGCTGGAACAGCTTGTACCTTAATAACCACGACCAGCCAAGGATGGTTTCACGGTTCGGTGATGATAAAGAGTTTCGTGTTGAGTCTGCCAAAATGCTTGGCACTTTTCTTCATATGCTAAAAGGAACTCCTTATATTTATCAGGGCGAAGAAATTGGGATGACAAATGTTCGATTTGATTCCATCGATGAGTATAAGGATATAGAAACTCTTAATATGTACAACGAAAAAGTGAAGCAAAATGGAGAAGACCCTGAGAAGGTAATGGAGTCAATCTATGTAAAAGGACGGGACAATGCTCGTACTCCGTTCCAATGGGACAATAGTGAGCACGGAGGATTTACGACAGGCACCCCATGGCTTCAGGTGAATCCAAACTATAAGGAAATTAATGCCAGTCAGGCTGTTAAAGATGATAATTCCATTTACCACTATTATCGGAAGCTGATTCAGCTTAGGAAAGAGCACCAAATTATTGTCCATGGCAGCTACGACATACTTGTTCCCGAAGATGAGAATATTTATGTTTATACTAGAACACTTGAGTCGCAAAAATTACTTGTTTTATTGAATTTCACTAATGAGGAGCAGAGCTTTGATGTTCCTGCTGACCTGCAGGGTAAGAAAAATGAAATATTGATTTCAAATTACGAAGCGAGCGCAGGATACGGTTCTGCCATTCCATTGAGGCCGTATGAAGCAATTGTATACCTAATCCAGAATTAA
- a CDS encoding LacI family DNA-binding transcriptional regulator, giving the protein MSYTIKDVAKHANVSIATVSRVLNGQSGYSKATEEKVLVAIKELGYQPNAFARGLISRKSNSLGILFPEVSSQFSSKILRGVEEAAHRLDSSVIVCNTASHGQRTIKYLQLLTEKRVDGILFVSETITEEYYKKLESMQIPVVLISTESYQYPLPFVKVDDKHAAFTATDYLVKMGHSKIGMISGNKDDIIAGQPRIDGYKQALTQRGLPIKEENIVQSQGFSFKDGFTGLPKLLEQSPGLTAIFAASDALALGAISSAYKLGIRIPDHLSIIGYDNLPIAEMAIPPLTTVAQPLEEMGMVAAEMLFTMMDQGRRVESRIMPHSVIERESVKEIKFT; this is encoded by the coding sequence ATGAGTTATACAATAAAAGATGTAGCGAAACATGCAAATGTCTCAATCGCTACCGTATCCAGGGTCCTCAATGGACAGAGTGGTTATTCGAAAGCAACTGAAGAAAAAGTACTTGTTGCCATTAAAGAGCTTGGGTATCAGCCAAACGCATTCGCCAGAGGGTTAATCAGTAGAAAATCCAATTCATTAGGAATTCTGTTTCCGGAGGTATCGAGCCAATTTTCTTCAAAAATCCTTCGAGGTGTTGAAGAAGCTGCCCACCGTCTAGATTCGAGCGTGATTGTCTGCAATACGGCATCACATGGACAGAGAACGATAAAGTACTTACAGCTTTTAACCGAAAAAAGGGTGGATGGTATCCTGTTTGTTAGTGAAACGATTACTGAAGAGTATTATAAAAAGCTTGAGTCAATGCAAATACCGGTTGTCCTTATTTCCACAGAATCTTATCAATATCCTTTGCCTTTCGTGAAAGTGGATGATAAGCATGCTGCTTTCACCGCTACCGATTATTTAGTGAAAATGGGGCATAGTAAAATCGGGATGATCAGTGGAAATAAAGATGACATCATAGCTGGCCAGCCACGAATAGATGGCTATAAGCAAGCGTTAACACAGAGAGGACTGCCCATAAAAGAAGAAAATATAGTCCAATCACAAGGGTTTTCGTTTAAAGACGGTTTTACTGGTTTGCCTAAACTCCTTGAACAGTCTCCGGGTTTAACAGCTATTTTTGCAGCCAGCGACGCATTGGCCCTAGGTGCGATATCTTCTGCATATAAGCTTGGCATTAGAATACCGGATCACCTTTCAATTATCGGTTATGATAACCTGCCGATTGCCGAAATGGCTATACCACCGCTTACAACAGTAGCTCAGCCATTGGAAGAAATGGGAATGGTCGCAGCAGAAATGCTTTTTACGATGATGGATCAAGGAAGAAGAGTGGAAAGCAGAATTATGCCTCACTCGGTCATTGAGCGAGAAAGTGTGAAGGAAATTAAATTTACCTGA
- a CDS encoding histidine phosphatase family protein, with the protein MKIGLLRHFKVTLGYPSKFVTSKELLIWQQEYNESRIEEVDIHHQGQKWSRCYSSDLERAKITASRAFEGNITFLEDLREMSLYPVFRAEMRLPLWLHVTLIRIAWFLGHKSQKESKKEVMRRINRVLDEAIAEGEDILIVGHGGIMMFMRKELLKRGFSGPKFNRPENAKVYIFEKT; encoded by the coding sequence ATGAAAATCGGATTGTTACGTCATTTTAAAGTGACATTGGGGTATCCAAGTAAGTTCGTCACCTCCAAGGAGCTTCTTATTTGGCAACAAGAGTATAATGAATCCCGAATCGAAGAAGTTGACATTCATCATCAGGGGCAAAAATGGAGTAGATGTTACTCAAGTGATTTAGAAAGAGCGAAAATAACTGCATCGAGGGCTTTTGAAGGAAATATTACTTTTTTGGAGGACCTCCGGGAGATGTCACTTTACCCAGTCTTCCGTGCTGAAATGCGCCTTCCTCTCTGGCTCCATGTCACTTTAATCAGAATTGCCTGGTTTTTGGGCCATAAATCACAAAAGGAAAGTAAAAAAGAAGTCATGAGGCGGATTAACAGGGTTTTAGATGAAGCAATAGCCGAGGGAGAAGATATATTGATTGTCGGTCACGGAGGAATCATGATGTTCATGAGGAAGGAGTTATTAAAAAGAGGATTTTCAGGCCCTAAATTTAACAGGCCCGAAAATGCCAAAGTATATATTTTTGAAAAAACATAA
- a CDS encoding GNAT family N-acetyltransferase codes for MQIKDIYGNLPQLETERLILRKIRHEDIDDIHTYASNPEVSKYVFWGAHETREATEEYVKMVLALYEEGKIAPWGIHYKGDNILIGTVDFVSWNPQHKTAEIGYALSMDYWGRGIATEAANELIRFGMTEMDLVRIQAKSLVANKGSERVMEKAGMKFEGILRKFIYVKGAHYDVKMYAITKEDA; via the coding sequence ATGCAAATAAAAGATATTTATGGAAATCTGCCACAGCTTGAAACGGAGCGCCTGATTTTAAGGAAAATCAGGCATGAGGATATTGATGATATACATACTTATGCTTCCAACCCAGAGGTATCTAAATATGTCTTCTGGGGAGCCCATGAAACAAGAGAAGCGACTGAGGAATATGTGAAAATGGTTCTGGCTCTTTATGAAGAAGGGAAAATTGCACCGTGGGGCATCCACTATAAAGGGGACAATATACTAATTGGTACCGTAGACTTCGTTTCCTGGAATCCTCAGCATAAAACTGCAGAAATCGGTTATGCGCTGTCCATGGACTATTGGGGAAGGGGAATTGCGACGGAAGCAGCTAATGAACTGATCAGGTTTGGAATGACTGAAATGGACCTCGTGAGGATTCAGGCAAAAAGCCTTGTAGCAAATAAAGGATCAGAGCGTGTGATGGAGAAGGCCGGAATGAAATTCGAAGGCATTTTAAGAAAATTCATTTATGTTAAAGGCGCCCATTATGATGTGAAAATGTACGCCATCACAAAAGAAGACGCTTAA
- a CDS encoding DUF4023 domain-containing protein, with protein sequence MENTHEFVQKLHDKQRKDEQNRKRQGKENPSDKLPNKQH encoded by the coding sequence ATGGAAAATACCCACGAATTTGTTCAGAAGCTACATGATAAGCAGAGAAAAGACGAACAAAACAGAAAGCGGCAGGGAAAAGAAAATCCGAGCGATAAATTACCAAATAAACAACATTAA
- a CDS encoding DEAD/DEAH box helicase, with translation MNHFRSLGISEQLAEKLNQHGINEPTPIQEKAIPLLLGGRDVIAQSQTGTGKTFAFVLPILEKIDIENSNIQALIVTPTRELALQITHEVKKLIEGIDGINVLAVYGGQDVESQLKKLKKNIHIVIGTPGRLLDHIRRETVDFSKAAFLVLDEADQMLHIGFLNEVEEIIKQTPKTRQTLLFSATMPDEIKRLAKQHMYKPEYIQVEKTQAPLENIKQVAISTTDRAKQNDLIESLRLYQPFLGVIFCRTKRRVSKLNDALKANHFNCDELHGDLSQAKREQVMKKFREAKIQYLIATDVAARGLDVEGVTHVFNYDIPLDTESYIHRIGRTGRAGSEGLALTFYSPKDRPLLDQIETELNIRIEKKNMGNAKKGESPTDDYNAGNKSKQRSGDYKGKNTRSRRRDDRKPERDHRGEKIGKEPVSRRQADDRREARYDGQGRRDREQPSSKRERRSYPEGQQVSSSRAGGRRTEKSSTGARDERTRRRNTAEKPNQERTGRERRNPSSPGGRIAKSSGTRNRRSR, from the coding sequence TTGAATCACTTTAGATCTTTAGGAATATCAGAACAGCTTGCAGAAAAGCTAAACCAACATGGAATTAACGAGCCTACACCAATTCAGGAAAAAGCCATACCGTTATTGCTCGGTGGCAGGGATGTCATAGCGCAGTCACAGACGGGTACAGGGAAAACTTTTGCTTTCGTGCTGCCGATCCTGGAGAAAATCGATATCGAGAACTCAAATATACAGGCATTGATTGTTACACCTACAAGAGAGCTTGCATTGCAGATTACTCATGAAGTAAAAAAACTAATTGAGGGTATAGATGGAATAAATGTTCTTGCTGTATATGGAGGTCAGGATGTTGAATCACAGCTCAAAAAGCTAAAGAAAAACATCCATATTGTCATTGGAACCCCTGGAAGATTGCTTGACCATATCCGCAGAGAAACGGTCGATTTTTCCAAAGCCGCTTTTCTTGTACTTGATGAAGCAGATCAAATGCTTCATATCGGTTTCTTGAACGAGGTTGAAGAAATAATCAAGCAGACACCAAAAACAAGGCAAACCTTGCTCTTTTCAGCGACAATGCCTGATGAGATCAAAAGGCTAGCGAAACAACATATGTACAAACCTGAATATATTCAGGTTGAGAAAACACAGGCTCCGCTAGAAAACATAAAGCAAGTTGCCATCAGTACGACCGACCGGGCAAAACAAAATGATTTAATTGAATCACTTAGATTGTATCAGCCTTTTTTAGGTGTGATTTTTTGCAGGACGAAAAGAAGGGTTAGCAAGCTGAATGACGCTTTAAAAGCGAACCATTTTAATTGTGATGAACTGCATGGAGACCTTTCGCAGGCCAAAAGGGAACAGGTCATGAAAAAGTTCCGTGAGGCAAAGATCCAGTATCTGATCGCTACCGATGTTGCGGCAAGGGGGCTTGATGTTGAAGGTGTCACACATGTTTTCAATTATGACATCCCGCTGGATACAGAAAGCTACATCCATCGAATCGGCCGTACGGGCAGGGCAGGCAGTGAAGGGCTTGCATTAACGTTTTATTCGCCAAAAGATAGACCATTGTTGGATCAGATTGAAACAGAGCTAAATATTAGAATTGAAAAGAAAAACATGGGGAACGCAAAAAAAGGCGAATCCCCAACAGATGATTACAATGCCGGCAATAAAAGCAAACAGAGATCTGGTGATTACAAGGGAAAGAATACCAGATCGAGAAGACGAGACGATAGGAAACCCGAAAGAGACCACCGGGGTGAAAAAATAGGAAAAGAACCAGTTTCCCGGAGACAGGCTGACGACAGGCGTGAAGCTCGGTACGATGGTCAAGGGCGCAGAGATAGGGAACAACCATCATCAAAGCGTGAACGAAGAAGCTATCCTGAAGGGCAGCAAGTAAGTTCCTCTCGTGCGGGTGGTAGAAGAACGGAAAAGTCTTCAACTGGTGCGCGTGACGAAAGAACAAGAAGAAGAAATACTGCAGAAAAACCTAATCAGGAAAGAACGGGCAGAGAGAGACGGAACCCCAGCTCACCTGGAGGCCGAATAGCAAAAAGTAGCGGTACAAGAAACCGAAGAAGCAGGTAG
- a CDS encoding nucleotide excision repair endonuclease has protein sequence MIKIELPAPDVVITRSKQLGEKVEAVISSEYGFTDYHRIPRDKGGIILFFNADDELMFVGKARKLRPRVKKHFEDNVSPIKNHRHEVNKIAVITVIDPIDREIYETYAINTLKAKYNIDKVFYK, from the coding sequence GTGATTAAGATTGAACTACCAGCACCAGACGTAGTCATTACACGGAGCAAGCAATTAGGAGAAAAGGTTGAAGCGGTCATCAGCAGTGAATATGGTTTTACTGATTACCACCGGATCCCAAGGGATAAAGGCGGAATCATCTTATTTTTCAACGCCGATGATGAATTGATGTTTGTAGGGAAAGCACGCAAGCTCAGACCTCGCGTTAAAAAACATTTCGAGGATAATGTTTCCCCTATTAAAAACCATCGTCATGAAGTTAACAAGATTGCTGTCATTACCGTGATAGATCCGATAGACAGAGAAATTTATGAAACCTATGCAATCAACACACTTAAAGCTAAGTATAATATCGATAAGGTATTTTATAAATAA
- a CDS encoding response regulator transcription factor: MIRIVIAEDQRMLLGALGSLLSLEDDMEVVGKASNGEEAVALANELKPDVCVMDIEMPGKTGLEAAEELKGLGCKVIILTTFARSGYFQRALKAGVSGYLLKDSPSEELASSIRSVMGGRRVYAPELMDDVYSEENPLTDREMEVLELVADGKNTKEIAGQLSITTGTVRNYISTILDKLQVTNRIEAITQSKEKGWFK, translated from the coding sequence GCTGTTGGGAGCATTAGGCTCCCTGTTGAGTCTTGAGGATGATATGGAAGTTGTAGGAAAGGCGAGCAACGGAGAGGAAGCTGTCGCTCTTGCGAATGAGCTTAAGCCGGACGTATGCGTAATGGATATTGAAATGCCTGGTAAAACAGGACTGGAAGCAGCGGAAGAATTGAAAGGGCTAGGCTGCAAGGTGATTATTTTAACAACTTTTGCACGTTCTGGATATTTTCAGCGAGCGCTGAAAGCTGGTGTGAGCGGGTATTTGCTAAAGGATAGTCCATCTGAGGAGCTTGCAAGCTCGATTCGCAGCGTGATGGGGGGCAGGCGCGTTTACGCACCCGAACTAATGGACGATGTATACAGTGAAGAAAATCCTCTGACTGACCGGGAAATGGAAGTACTCGAGCTTGTCGCCGATGGAAAAAATACGAAGGAAATCGCAGGGCAGTTAAGTATTACGACAGGCACCGTAAGAAATTATATTTCAACGATCCTAGATAAGCTTCAAGTTACTAACAGGATAGAAGCAATCACTCAATCAAAGGAAAAAGGATGGTTTAAGTAA